From the Anaerolineales bacterium genome, one window contains:
- a CDS encoding YgiT-type zinc finger protein produces MADSTVPYPCPECQVGNLRPRRVSYFTMEGRNLVCVPDFPAWVCDVCGRRDYDSSALAELRAMLDTTRRGARRPRPRPQPPATSAPPPSAAPRRRS; encoded by the coding sequence ATGGCCGACAGCACCGTTCCGTATCCTTGTCCGGAGTGTCAGGTCGGCAACCTGCGCCCACGGCGTGTCTCTTATTTCACGATGGAGGGCAGGAACCTGGTGTGTGTCCCGGATTTCCCAGCCTGGGTGTGCGACGTCTGCGGCCGGCGCGACTACGATTCCAGCGCGTTGGCAGAACTGCGGGCTATGCTCGACACGACCCGCCGCGGCGCTCGCCGGCCGCGACCGCGGCCGCAGCCACCGGCAACCAGCGCACCTCCGCCGTCGGCCGCGCCCCGCCGCCGCTCCTGA